A part of Macrobrachium rosenbergii isolate ZJJX-2024 chromosome 33, ASM4041242v1, whole genome shotgun sequence genomic DNA contains:
- the LSm1 gene encoding U6 snRNA-associated Sm-like protein LSm1, producing the protein MSNIPGAAQLFDELDKKLMVYLRDGRTLIGYLRSVDQFANLVLHRTIERIHVGSRYGDIDRGVFVIRGENVVLLGEIDDTKEGAAALEKVSIEEILEAQRVEQERQQEQEQLRARFMKERGLQYTAEIGPDDMY; encoded by the exons ATGAGTAATATCCCGGGAGCAGCTCAACTTTTTGACGAATTGGATA AGAAGTTAATGGTGTACCTCAGAGATGGAAGGACGCTTATTGGCTACTTGAGAAGTGTCGATCAGTTTGCTAATTTGGTTCTCCATCGGACGATAGAGCGCATTCATGTTGGCAGTCGGTATGGAGATATCGATCGTGGTGTCTTTGTCATCAGAGGAGAGAATGTTGTCTTACTTGGAGAAATC gaCGATACGAAAGAGGGTGCCGCAGCCTTAGAGAAAGTCAGCATAGAGGAAATCCTTGAAGCACAACGCGTGGAACAGGAACgccagcaggagcaggagcaacTGCGGGCACGATTTATGAAGGAGCGAGGCCTTCAGTACACTGCGGAAATAGGCCCTGATGACATGTATTGA
- the LOC136855948 gene encoding keratin-associated protein 5-1-like, producing MDQKRQPVNTVEVTAVEETWQLPLAAIFCIAIAAYVLVVMIGLSIRQCLLKKGFCEGCQMISCCNCAEIGLRCAQACSCCGPMPSCSSLLDCCCPDKESCNCLSDNQCDSCFDCSTCASCWDDCSQNNCTQCSDCSSPSLCSPGTLCDCQSCSCTCTTPECSTINCLCCEITIKGRGGQYDG from the exons ATGGATCAGAAACGCCAACCAGTCAACACGGTGGAAGTAACAGCAGTAGAAGAAACCTGGCAGCTTCCCTTAGCAGCTATATTTTGCATTGCTATTGCAGCCTACGTCCTTGTCGTAATGATAG GACTGAGCATTAGGCAGTGTCTGTTGAAGAAGGGTTTTTGTGAAGGCTGCCAGATGATTTCTTGTTGCAACTGTGCTGAAATAGGTCTGCGATGTGCTCAGGCATGCTCTTGCTGTGGGCCGATGCCATCCTGCTCTAGCCTACTTGATTGTTGCTGCCCAGATAAGGAG AGTTGCAACTGTCTCAGTGACAACCAGTGCGACAGCTGTTTTGATTGTTCGACCTGTGCATCATGCTGGGATGATTGCTCGCAGAACAACTGCACGCAGTGCTCTGATTGCTCGTCGCCGTCTCTGTGTAGTCCTGGGACACTGTGCGACTGCCAGAGTTGTTCGTGTACCTGCACGACCCCAGAATGTTCTACCATCAATTGCCTTTGTTGTGAAATAACTATCAAAGGAAGGGGAGGCCAGTATGATGGTTGA
- the LOC136855950 gene encoding FIGNL1-interacting regulator of recombination and mitosis-like — translation MGSQRSQDDNADLQELLNEAVQWTDEEIQEKLPTVLPAIISFLRRSPDPGDGVQVARFALGAFLSHLEFGSEAFELFKCAVPSLQSFFTTFLEKCTGDEDKDTEAVNQILQQCILIIECCLLTVQFLCQAGTVCIENMEEVPQAVLHIVNASFQHCDSSKDTYADCFEAVSDSLTELCRQTVDLSLHFANFAPKITFDTFNEEDLEALVCICEQLCLTASHLSRLSDLKAFVAVWRAYANLVSQHHSSLTTALDTSVSLKALVKEINNGFEMLKTLPFDDKASATRTQKIMQRTIKTMNFCLKIVVAICEKYRGYLRASHCSIASLLLLLLRYSPGNVSMKNFPGELKDEIETQLMIGIEPLLLHLREDEDFVKVLFEDKKELMDEITEDYSSYLLLLIAVAVPPSATVLIHMKKFLSAIFSAMQKSHVSLSFPCTMNGVMCKGKQQSKVPLYEHVLTRMCVLVAGFSSTQFKVLEEILIEWLLSGQTWPALLAADVWCFVVRYGTSELCWDYCILLLDILPKRRVHSHQRLIVASLLSRLITKLAPKDRGKLVSILRERRLKRGMGTSLLFSMLQFGEVFELREVKSSVLKTASKNITSALSRKATGEVLFSLKEDLEAISQLSLSPSSSNADISEKAAEKEFAETLAQLWKRMPEKLIGATAVDEMVSYMVHSSVLVLKHFSNAQLFQILSLCRRCVTCGTPVVCLAVSNLIGALGRISVTSCPEEDGILSLISECLSSLLKSSNSLVLQSALEALVTFGRHTVHEKVLPMSIAECDEDLQLKVTNYLKQEPLPAPAGHSRLSLLQLQVQDRDSGDANSTYVSINSIAGAVPANVGLAPAKACGQDDRGLKRKRLDGSPLCDSENVSSLIAKLQESQGMLVDLSISGSAVKPDDRRKIRRCLQEMLELMEK, via the exons ATGGGTTCGCAGCGTTCTCAGGATGACAACGCAGATTTGCAAGAGCTTTTGAATGAAGCAGTTCAGTGGACTGATgaggaaatacaagaaaaattaccCACTGTTCTGCCTGCGATCATA AGTTTCCTACGAAGGTCACCTGACCCTGGCGATGGAGTCCAGGTAGCAAGGTTTGCTCTTGGAGCCTTTTTGTCTCATCTTGAATTTGGTTCCGAAGCCTTTGAGCTCTTTAAGTGCGCTGTGCCGTCGCTTCAGAGTTTCTTCACAACATTCTTGGAGAAGTGCACGGGAGATGAGGACAAAGACACTGAAGCAGTTAATCAGATTTTACAG CAATGTATTCTGATAATTGAGTGCTGCCTTCTCACagttcagtttttatgtcaagCTGGGACTGTGTGCATTGAAAACATGGAAGAAGTACCCCAGGCAGTTCTCCACATTGTGAATGCTTCTTTTCAACATTGTGACAGTAG CAAAGACACATATGCAGATTGTTTTGAGGCAGTCAGCGATTCTTTGACCGAGCTGTGTCGTCAGACAGTGGATCTTAGCTTGCATTTTGCTAACTTTGCGCCCAAGATTACTTTTGATACTTTTAATGAGGAGGATCTGGAAGCCCTGGTTTGTA TTTGCGAGCAGCTGTGCTTGACAGCTTCCCACCTGTCACGGCTCTCGGACCTGAAAGCTTTTGTGGCGGTTTGGCGAGCGTATGCTAACCTCGTCAGTCAGCATCACAGTTCCTTGACGACGGCCTTAGACACTTCAGTTTCGCTGAAGGCCCTtgtgaaggaaataaataacggCTTTGAAATGCTCAAGACTCTCCCATTTGATGACAAGGCATCG GCTACTAGAACTCAGAAAATAATGCAGCGAACTATCAAGACGATGAACTTCTGCCTAAAAATTGTGGTCGCAATATGCGAGAAGTATCGAGGGTATCTGCGGGCTAGTCATTGCAGCATTGCCTCCCTTCTTTTGTTGCTCTTACG GTATTCGCCTGGCAACGTCAGCATGAAGAATTTTCCCGGTGAACTGAAGGACGAAATAGAAACTCAGCTCATGATAGGCATCGAGCCACTACTGCTGCATCTCAGGGAAGATGAGGATTTTGTTAAG GTACTTTTCGAAGACAAGAAAGAATTAATGGACGAGATAACGGAAGATTACAGcagttatttacttcttttaataGCTGTGGCAGTCCCTCCTTCAGCAACTGTCCTCATTCATATGAAGAAGTTTCTCTCTGCCATATTTTCTGCAATGCAGAAAA GTCACGTTTCCTTGTCGTTTCCATGCACCATGAATGGTGTAATGTGCAAAGGAAAACAGCAGAGCAAGGTGCCGCTATACGAGCACGTACTGACTCGGATGTGCGTCCTTGTGGCCGGTTTTAGCAGCACCCAGTTTAAAGTCCTGGAGGAAATTCTTATCGAATGGCTGTTGAGCGGCCAAACGTGGCCAGCTCTTTTAGCTGCTGATGTGTGGTGCTTTGTTGTGAG GTACGGAACAAGTGAGCTGTGTTGGGATTACTGCATACTGCTGTTGGATATATTACCCAAGAGGAGGGTTCATTCTCACCAGCGTCTGATCGTGGCGTCACTCTTGAGTCGGCTGATCACCAAGCTAGCGCCCAAAGACAGGGGGAAGTTGGTCTCGATTTTGCGAGAAAGAA GGCTAAAACGGGGTATGGGTACATCGCTCCTGTTCAGCATGTTACAGTTTGGCGAAGTTTTCGAGCTTAGGGAGGTTAAGAGTAGCGTCCTGAAGACTGCTTCGAAGAACATCACGTCTGCACTGTCGCGGAAAGCAACAGGAGAGGTTCTTTTCAGCTTG AAAGAAGATTTAGAGGCGATATCACAGTTGTCACTTTCGCCCTCCTCGAGTAATGCAGATATCTCAGAAAAAGCTGCTGAAAAAGAGTTTGCTGAGACCTTGGCACAGCTCTGGAAGAG GATGCCAGAAAAACTGATTGGTGCAACTGCAGTAGATGAAATGGTGTCATACATGGTCCACTCTTCTGTCTTGGTGCTGAAGCACTTTTCAAATGCCCAGCTTTTTCAG ATCTTGTCCCTTTGTAGAAGATGTGTAACCTGTGGTACCCCAGTGGTATGTTTAGCCGTATCAAACCTAATTGGAGCTTTGGGTCGCATCTCAGTCACCTCATGTCCCGAGGAAGATGGCATCCTGAGCCTGATATCTG AATGTTTGTCGTCGTTGTTGAAGAGTTCAAACTCTTTGGTCCTCCAGAGTGCCTTGGAAGCACTTGTCACTTTTGGGAGACACACAGTTCATGAGAAG GTGCTGCCAATGTCTATAGCGGAATGCGATGAAGACTTGCAGTTGAAGGTGACCAATTACTTGAAGCAGGAACCACTTCCAGCTCCAGCTGGTCATTCCAGACTCTCCCTCCTGCAGCTGCAGGTGCAAGATCGAGACTCCGGAGACGCGAACAGTACGTACGTTAGTATCAACAGCATTGCAGGAGCCGTCCCAGCAAACGTAGGTTTGGCACCAGCAAAGGCATGTGGGCAAGACGACAGAGGGTTGAAGAGGAAGAGATTGGATGGGTCGCCGTTGTGCGATTCTGAGAACGTGTCCTCGCTAATCGCGAAGCTGCAAGAGAGCCAGGGAATGCTCGTTGATTTGAGCATCAGCGGCAGCGCCGTCAAGCCTGACGACAGAAGAAAGATTCGGAGGTGTCTCCAAGAGATGTTAGAACTAATGGAGAAGTAA